From Deferrisoma camini S3R1, the proteins below share one genomic window:
- a CDS encoding lipoyl synthase: MSVTPTPSLPRIRVRPSGLRRTRRVFEDLGIPTVCEGALCPNRPECYDAGHVTVLILGRRCTRACGFCAVDHGGPEPVDPNEPARVAELAARLGMRHVVVTSVTRDDLPDGGAGQYAAVARAVAALPGPVTAEALVPDFQGDPEALAVVAAAPYRVLAHNVETVPRLYPRIRPGADYARSLGVLRTFAGLADRGQTVKSGLMLGLGESADEVRRVLADLRGAGVDAVCLGQYLRPGPGRVPVSRYLQEAEFERWAEEARALGFAEVWSGPRVRSSYRVSSRGRPGAPETQPRRSK, encoded by the coding sequence TTGTCTGTCACCCCCACCCCGTCGCTCCCCCGGATCCGCGTTCGCCCAAGCGGGCTGCGCCGCACGCGGCGCGTCTTCGAGGACCTCGGCATCCCCACGGTGTGTGAGGGGGCCCTGTGCCCCAACCGGCCCGAGTGCTACGATGCCGGCCACGTGACCGTGCTGATCCTGGGCCGGCGCTGCACCCGGGCCTGCGGCTTCTGCGCCGTGGACCACGGCGGGCCCGAGCCCGTGGACCCGAACGAGCCGGCCCGGGTGGCGGAGCTGGCTGCACGTCTGGGGATGCGCCACGTGGTGGTCACCAGCGTCACCCGTGACGACCTGCCGGACGGCGGAGCCGGCCAGTACGCGGCCGTGGCCCGGGCCGTGGCGGCCTTGCCCGGACCGGTCACGGCCGAGGCCCTGGTTCCGGACTTTCAGGGGGACCCGGAGGCCCTGGCCGTGGTCGCTGCCGCGCCGTACCGGGTGCTGGCCCACAATGTGGAGACCGTGCCCCGCCTGTACCCCCGGATCCGGCCGGGCGCCGACTACGCCCGGAGCCTGGGCGTGCTGCGAACGTTCGCCGGGCTGGCGGACCGGGGTCAGACCGTGAAGAGCGGGCTCATGCTCGGCCTGGGCGAGAGCGCCGACGAGGTGCGCCGGGTGCTGGCCGATCTCCGGGGGGCCGGCGTGGACGCCGTGTGCCTGGGGCAGTATCTTCGGCCGGGCCCGGGTCGCGTCCCGGTGAGCCGGTACCTGCAGGAGGCCGAGTTCGAGCGCTGGGCCGAGGAGGCCCGGGCGCTGGGGTTCGCAGAGGTGTGGAGTGGGCCCCGGGTGCGGAGCTCGTACCGTGTGTCATCCCGAGGGCGCCCTGGGGCGCCCGAAACCCAACCAAGAAGGAGCAAGTGA
- a CDS encoding peptidylprolyl isomerase, producing MKRIVVGMVLAGLALGGPALAGDDAAKPKAEKGAALAPDAPVAVVNGQPVTKAEFDRAMSAYLRRFRQLTGGMHGGVSQPNEKMKEDVLRQLVDRTLLYQEAKKKPVDDLDAKVAEELKGIKGRFPDEATYQKALESEQLTEDSLKDLIAQQVLVRHYVETEIQPSVKVSDDEVKKFYEDNQDKFATPEQVRASHILIRTDPSASEADRKAAREKAEALRKRAAAGEDFATLAKENSEDPGSAPNGGDLGFFTRDRMVKPFADAAFALEKGKVSDVVETRFGYHVIKVTDRKEATQQKFEDVKESIAQYLKARALDQAVQAKLAELRKSAKVDVVASPL from the coding sequence ATGAAGCGAATCGTAGTCGGAATGGTCCTGGCGGGCCTGGCCCTGGGCGGCCCTGCCTTGGCGGGGGACGACGCCGCGAAACCGAAGGCCGAGAAGGGGGCCGCCCTCGCGCCCGACGCGCCCGTGGCGGTGGTGAACGGTCAGCCGGTGACCAAGGCCGAGTTCGACCGGGCCATGTCGGCCTACCTGCGCCGGTTCCGCCAGCTCACCGGCGGGATGCACGGCGGGGTGAGCCAGCCCAACGAGAAGATGAAGGAGGACGTGCTGCGCCAGCTGGTGGACCGCACGCTCCTGTACCAGGAGGCCAAGAAGAAGCCGGTGGACGACCTGGACGCCAAGGTGGCCGAGGAGCTCAAGGGCATCAAGGGCCGGTTCCCCGACGAGGCCACCTACCAGAAGGCCTTGGAGAGCGAGCAGCTCACCGAGGACAGCTTGAAGGACCTGATCGCCCAGCAGGTGCTGGTGCGCCACTACGTGGAGACCGAGATCCAGCCGAGCGTGAAGGTCTCGGACGACGAGGTGAAGAAGTTCTACGAGGACAACCAGGACAAGTTCGCCACGCCCGAGCAGGTGCGGGCGAGCCACATCCTGATCCGCACCGACCCCTCGGCCTCCGAGGCCGACCGGAAGGCCGCCCGGGAGAAGGCCGAGGCGCTGCGGAAACGGGCCGCTGCCGGCGAGGACTTCGCCACCCTCGCCAAGGAGAACTCGGAGGACCCGGGCAGCGCCCCCAACGGCGGGGATCTCGGGTTCTTCACCCGGGACCGCATGGTCAAGCCGTTCGCGGACGCGGCGTTCGCCCTGGAGAAGGGCAAGGTGAGCGACGTGGTGGAGACCCGGTTCGGGTACCACGTGATCAAGGTGACCGACCGCAAGGAGGCCACCCAGCAGAAGTTCGAGGACGTCAAGGAGTCCATCGCCCAGTACCTCAAGGCCCGGGCCCTGGACCAGGCGGTGCAGGCCAAGCTGGCCGAGCTGCGCAAGTCGGCCAAGGTGGACGTGGTGGCCTCCCCTCTCTAG
- the ptsP gene encoding phosphoenolpyruvate--protein phosphotransferase: MASESEKLILLEDISRIVVSSHDLVETLNQITGLLRERLGVEVCSVYLDEGGDLVLRATRGLNPEAVGRIRMAPSEGLTGLAFETGEPVNEERADAHPRFKFFPGIGEERFRSYLGVPLIHRRRPIGVLAVQTTEARRFTPDEVRLLVTAASQVAPLIAQARLLDAQARTEEPEPDLSPAPAFLRGMAVSPGFARGRAYPLTEELGLEPPAEPAPEDPRAELDRLEAAVEASVSDVEGLRAQVTQALSPEEGAIFHAHLLILEDRSLRAKIRDRILAGSSAGQAVVAVAREYIGAFLRVEDPYLRERAADVRDVALRVLGHLSEGRPPGEPIRFSRPTVVVAEDLTPSRFVQLLQPNLAGVVLAKGGRNSHTAILCRSAGIPAVMGMGDLPHVEPGAETIVDGNAGVVYFEPPEPVVQEYARLEADAAAVESDLRAHLAEPPVTRDGVRVRLLGNAALLSDVPRILEAGGEGVGLYRTEFPFLVRDRFPDEDEQVEIYRRILAALDGRVATLRTLDVGGDKSLPYLRLPREENPHLGWRSIRVSLEMDEPFRIQLRALLRAGLHGPLRIVFPMISTVEELARARAMLEDERARLARQGVEVPAVAVGIMVEVPSAVLCLDRLAPLADFFSVGTNDLVQYVLAVDRANPRVAHLYTPLHPAVLELLHRVAQVGRHEGKPVSVCGEMASRPLGAAALLALGIEDLSVSPGSLPRIRRLVQTVRSADLRALAPALLAAQGAGEVEERLATELRRQGVPDGLLAPPGRENGVFASNPLEFRHQRG; encoded by the coding sequence GTGGCATCCGAAAGCGAGAAGCTGATCCTCCTGGAAGACATCTCCCGGATCGTGGTCTCGTCCCACGACCTGGTGGAGACCCTCAACCAGATCACCGGGCTGCTGCGGGAGCGCCTGGGGGTGGAGGTGTGCTCGGTCTACCTGGACGAGGGGGGGGACCTGGTGCTCCGGGCCACCCGGGGACTGAACCCCGAGGCCGTGGGCCGCATCCGCATGGCCCCCTCCGAGGGGCTGACCGGCCTGGCGTTCGAGACGGGCGAGCCGGTCAACGAGGAGCGGGCCGACGCACACCCGCGGTTCAAGTTCTTCCCGGGCATCGGGGAGGAGCGGTTCCGGTCGTACCTGGGGGTTCCCCTGATCCACCGCCGGAGGCCCATCGGCGTGCTGGCGGTCCAGACCACCGAGGCCCGGCGGTTCACCCCGGACGAGGTCCGGCTCCTGGTCACCGCGGCCAGCCAGGTGGCCCCCCTGATCGCCCAGGCGCGGTTGCTGGACGCCCAGGCACGGACTGAAGAGCCCGAGCCAGACCTCTCCCCGGCCCCGGCGTTCCTGCGGGGCATGGCCGTGTCGCCCGGGTTCGCCCGGGGGCGCGCCTACCCGCTGACCGAGGAGCTGGGGTTGGAGCCGCCGGCCGAGCCGGCCCCCGAGGACCCGCGGGCCGAGCTGGACCGCCTGGAGGCCGCGGTCGAGGCCAGCGTGTCCGACGTGGAGGGGCTGCGGGCCCAGGTGACCCAGGCCCTCTCCCCCGAGGAGGGGGCGATCTTCCACGCCCACCTCCTGATCCTGGAGGACCGGTCGCTCCGGGCCAAGATCCGCGACCGCATCCTGGCCGGCTCGTCGGCCGGCCAGGCCGTGGTGGCGGTGGCCCGGGAGTACATCGGCGCGTTCCTGCGGGTCGAGGACCCCTACCTGCGCGAGCGGGCGGCCGACGTGCGCGACGTGGCCCTGCGGGTGCTGGGCCATCTGAGCGAGGGCCGGCCCCCGGGAGAGCCCATCCGCTTCTCCCGGCCCACGGTGGTGGTCGCCGAGGATCTCACGCCGTCCCGGTTCGTCCAACTGCTCCAGCCCAACCTGGCGGGGGTGGTGCTGGCCAAGGGCGGTCGCAACTCCCACACCGCCATCCTGTGCCGCTCGGCCGGGATCCCGGCCGTGATGGGAATGGGGGACCTGCCCCACGTGGAGCCCGGGGCCGAGACCATCGTGGACGGCAACGCCGGCGTCGTCTATTTCGAGCCGCCCGAGCCCGTGGTGCAGGAGTACGCGAGGCTCGAGGCCGACGCCGCGGCCGTGGAATCGGACCTACGGGCCCACCTGGCCGAGCCCCCGGTCACCCGCGACGGGGTGCGGGTGCGGCTGCTGGGAAACGCGGCGCTCCTGAGCGACGTGCCCCGCATCCTGGAGGCCGGCGGCGAGGGGGTGGGGCTGTACCGCACCGAGTTCCCGTTCCTGGTGCGGGACCGGTTCCCCGACGAGGATGAGCAGGTGGAGATCTACCGCCGCATCCTCGCGGCCCTGGACGGCCGGGTGGCCACCCTGCGCACCCTCGACGTCGGGGGGGACAAGAGCCTGCCGTACCTGCGCCTGCCCCGGGAGGAGAACCCCCACCTGGGATGGCGGTCGATCCGGGTCAGCCTCGAGATGGACGAGCCGTTCCGGATCCAGCTGCGGGCCCTGCTGCGGGCCGGCCTCCACGGCCCCCTGCGGATCGTGTTTCCCATGATCTCCACGGTGGAGGAGCTCGCCCGGGCCCGGGCCATGCTGGAGGACGAGCGGGCCCGGCTGGCGCGGCAGGGGGTCGAGGTGCCGGCCGTGGCCGTGGGCATCATGGTGGAGGTGCCGTCGGCCGTGTTGTGCCTGGACCGGCTGGCGCCCCTGGCGGACTTCTTCTCGGTGGGCACCAACGACCTCGTGCAGTACGTGCTGGCGGTGGACCGGGCCAACCCCAGGGTTGCCCACCTGTACACCCCCCTGCATCCGGCGGTTCTCGAGCTGCTCCACCGGGTGGCCCAGGTGGGCCGGCACGAGGGCAAGCCCGTGTCGGTGTGCGGGGAGATGGCGAGCCGCCCCCTGGGCGCGGCCGCCCTGCTCGCCCTGGGGATCGAGGATCTGTCGGTCAGCCCCGGATCGCTGCCGCGGATCCGGCGGCTCGTCCAGACCGTGCGCAGCGCGGACCTCCGGGCCCTGGCCCCCGCCCTGCTCGCGGCGCAAGGGGCGGGGGAGGTGGAGGAGCGCCTCGCCACCGAGCTCCGGCGCCAGGGGGTGCCCGATGGGCTGCTGGCTCCCCCGGGCCGGGAAAACGGTGTTTTTGCCAGCAACCCCCTTGAGTTCCGGCACCAACGCGGGTAA
- a CDS encoding TIGR04282 family arsenosugar biosynthesis glycosyltransferase, which translates to MTDDRRPTTDSPHLLVFAKEPVAGRVKTRLAPALGAAGAARLYEAFLEDLGLVLDRLGRGRVTWFVDGDPAHPSFRGRDVRAQAGGDLGHRLEGAFAWAFSQGPGPVAVIGSDSPLLEPGHLDGLLGAVAGPDEAAVIPADDGGYTGLALGAPCPAAFRGIAWSTGGVLGQTLRALEAAGFRVRVLAAVPDVDEPADLRRLARRLRERPGLAPHTFRALGLRVSERPHSSAPPAGSPRRDPAKTR; encoded by the coding sequence TTGACCGACGACCGAAGACCGACGACCGACTCTCCCCATCTTCTGGTGTTCGCCAAGGAGCCCGTGGCCGGCAGGGTGAAGACCCGCCTCGCTCCGGCCCTGGGTGCGGCCGGGGCGGCCCGGCTCTACGAGGCGTTCCTGGAGGACCTGGGGCTCGTGCTCGACCGGTTGGGCCGGGGCCGGGTCACCTGGTTCGTGGATGGAGACCCGGCCCACCCCTCGTTCCGGGGCCGGGACGTCCGGGCCCAGGCCGGGGGAGACCTGGGACACCGGCTGGAGGGGGCCTTTGCCTGGGCCTTCTCCCAGGGCCCGGGCCCGGTGGCTGTGATCGGGTCGGACAGCCCCCTGCTGGAGCCCGGGCACCTGGACGGGCTGCTGGGCGCGGTGGCTGGCCCGGACGAGGCGGCCGTGATCCCGGCCGACGACGGGGGCTACACGGGCCTCGCCCTGGGCGCCCCCTGCCCGGCCGCGTTCCGCGGGATCGCGTGGTCCACCGGGGGGGTGCTCGGGCAAACGCTCCGAGCCCTCGAAGCGGCCGGGTTCCGGGTGCGGGTGCTGGCGGCCGTGCCCGACGTGGACGAACCGGCCGACCTCCGGCGCCTGGCCCGCCGGCTGCGGGAGCGGCCCGGCCTCGCGCCCCACACGTTCCGGGCCCTGGGACTGCGCGTGAGCGAAAGGCCCCACTCCTCCGCGCCGCCGGCAGGGTCCCCCCGCCGCGATCCGGCAAAAACCCGTTGA
- a CDS encoding HU family DNA-binding protein → MNKAELLQEISVKAGLKAKEAEALLEAFIATTEETLAKGDKVSITGFGTFAVTERAARKGRNPQTGQTIDIPASKTPRFTAGKSFKDAVK, encoded by the coding sequence ATGAACAAGGCCGAACTGCTCCAGGAAATCAGCGTCAAGGCCGGTCTCAAGGCGAAGGAGGCCGAGGCCCTGCTCGAGGCGTTCATCGCCACCACCGAAGAGACCCTGGCCAAGGGCGACAAGGTCTCGATCACCGGGTTCGGCACCTTCGCGGTGACCGAGCGGGCCGCCCGCAAGGGCCGTAACCCCCAGACCGGACAGACGATCGACATCCCGGCGAGCAAGACCCCCCGGTTCACGGCCGGCAAGAGCTTCAAGGACGCCGTGAAGTAG